Proteins from a single region of Deltaproteobacteria bacterium:
- the yajC gene encoding preprotein translocase subunit YajC: protein MLNFTTIAFAADEAPAAGGMGQFLSFAPLVILFVIFYFLLIRPQQKKAKEHRGMISKLEKGDMVITSGGIHGAITGVTEDTVTVEIAENVKVKVGKEYIASKKNK from the coding sequence GTGTTAAACTTTACCACAATCGCATTTGCAGCAGATGAGGCGCCGGCAGCAGGAGGGATGGGGCAGTTTCTGAGCTTTGCCCCATTGGTTATACTATTTGTGATCTTTTATTTTCTCCTCATAAGGCCTCAGCAGAAAAAGGCAAAGGAGCACAGGGGGATGATTTCCAAACTTGAGAAAGGCGATATGGTTATTACATCAGGCGGTATACATGGAGCCATTACAGGTGTGACAGAGGATACTGTTACCGTAGAGATTGCCGAGAATGTCAAGGTCAAGGTTGGCAAGGAATACATAGCGTCAAAAAAAAATAAATAA
- the tgt gene encoding tRNA guanosine(34) transglycosylase Tgt: protein MAFDFRLTKNDLHSKARLGRITISHGRINTPVFMPVGTQATVKAMTPEELKDIGVEIILCNTYHLYLRPGHELIKNMGGLHKFMHWDRPILTDSGGYQVFSHSELRKIKEEGVWFQSHLDGSKHFLSPEKAIEIQEALGADIIMCLDECTAYPSTYEYTKDSMGLTHRWAKRCKEAKKSEGQSLFGIVQGGMFQNLRKESAEAIMRIGFDGYAIGGLSVGEDKVLMYEMIDAVVPYLPEDKPRYLMGVGTPEDLIEGVLRGVDMFDCVMPTRNARNGTLFTKYGKLGIRNAQYANDPNPIEDGCNCYACKNYSRAYLRHLFAANEILAARLGTTHNLYYYIKLMADIRDAIEEDRFQEFKTEFYKNLNS, encoded by the coding sequence ATGGCCTTTGATTTTAGATTAACAAAAAATGATTTGCATAGTAAGGCAAGGCTGGGTAGAATCACAATTTCTCATGGCCGGATAAATACACCTGTGTTTATGCCTGTAGGCACACAGGCAACTGTAAAGGCCATGACACCCGAAGAGCTTAAGGATATAGGGGTAGAGATAATACTCTGCAATACCTATCACCTCTATTTAAGACCGGGGCATGAACTTATAAAAAATATGGGCGGCCTGCATAAATTCATGCACTGGGACAGGCCGATACTCACGGACAGCGGCGGGTATCAGGTATTCAGCCATTCTGAATTGAGAAAGATAAAGGAGGAGGGGGTTTGGTTTCAATCGCATCTTGACGGTTCAAAGCATTTTTTAAGCCCGGAAAAGGCTATTGAGATCCAGGAGGCCCTTGGGGCTGATATAATAATGTGTCTGGATGAATGCACTGCATATCCCTCTACATACGAATATACAAAGGATTCCATGGGGCTTACGCACAGATGGGCAAAAAGATGCAAGGAAGCAAAAAAAAGCGAAGGACAATCGCTTTTTGGCATAGTTCAGGGCGGGATGTTTCAGAACTTAAGAAAAGAGAGCGCAGAGGCGATAATGAGAATAGGCTTTGATGGTTATGCAATAGGGGGCTTGAGCGTAGGGGAGGATAAGGTTCTGATGTATGAAATGATAGATGCTGTTGTCCCATATCTCCCTGAGGATAAACCGAGGTATTTGATGGGTGTCGGCACACCAGAGGATCTGATAGAAGGGGTGCTGAGGGGGGTTGATATGTTTGACTGTGTTATGCCCACAAGAAATGCCAGGAATGGAACGCTCTTTACAAAGTATGGGAAATTGGGTATAAGAAATGCCCAGTATGCTAATGACCCTAATCCGATAGAAGATGGATGCAACTGCTATGCATGCAAAAACTATTCAAGGGCATATTTGAGACATCTTTTTGCGGCAAATGAGATCCTTGCAGCGCGGCTCGGCACCACGCATAATCTTTATTATTATATAAAACTTATGGCTGATATAAGAGATGCTATAGAAGAGGATAGATTCCAGGAATTTAAGACAGAATTTTACAAGAATCTGAATTCATAA
- the tadA gene encoding tRNA adenosine(34) deaminase TadA: MVSDREKDEWFMREALKEAEKAAPKGEVPIGAVIVSDNKIIARGHNLKESTADATAHAEIIAIKKASKKLGGWRLTNSIIYVTLEPCLMCMGALIQARVERLVFGCYDPKAGACGSLYDLSQDKRLNHQIKVTEGVMAGECGKILKGFFNGLRNKYRKE, from the coding sequence GTGGTCAGTGACAGAGAAAAAGATGAATGGTTCATGAGAGAGGCTCTCAAGGAGGCTGAAAAGGCTGCCCCAAAAGGCGAAGTCCCTATAGGCGCTGTAATAGTCTCGGATAATAAAATTATAGCAAGAGGCCATAATCTAAAAGAATCTACTGCTGATGCTACTGCCCACGCAGAGATAATTGCCATTAAAAAGGCCTCTAAAAAACTCGGCGGATGGCGTCTTACAAATTCAATCATCTATGTTACATTGGAGCCGTGTCTTATGTGCATGGGCGCATTGATTCAGGCAAGGGTAGAAAGGCTTGTCTTTGGCTGTTATGACCCAAAGGCAGGGGCGTGCGGCTCTTTATACGATTTGTCGCAGGACAAGAGACTGAATCATCAGATTAAAGTAACCGAGGGTGTTATGGCCGGGGAATGCGGGAAGATACTGAAGGGGTTTTTTAATGGGCTGCGAAATAAATACCGTAAGGAATGA
- the eno gene encoding phosphopyruvate hydratase yields MTTIVDVLAREILDSRGNPTVEAEVILEDGSIGRAAVPSGASTGEHEAVELRDGDKKRYLGKGVLKAVGNVNDKIGPDIVGMDALDQILIDRTMIELDGTGNKGNLGANAILGVSLAAAKAAAASLCIPLYRHIGGVNANTLPVPMMNIINGGAHADNSLDLQEFMIMPIGAEDFRNAIRMGVEVFHLLKSILKKKGLNTAVGDEGGFAPMLKTNEEAIELIMEAITAARYKAGKDILLALDPAASEFYDSSKKVYNLKGEGKTLSSEKMIDYYERLVKAYPIISIEDGLAENDWKGWKGLTERLGKNVQLVGDDIFVTNKKILAKGIEAGIGNAILIKVNQIGTLTETLEAIEMAKKAGYTAIISHRSGETEDAIIADIAVATNAGQIKTGSASRTDRIAKYNQLLRIEEELGETAQFLGKGVFYNLQS; encoded by the coding sequence ATGACCACAATTGTTGATGTCTTAGCAAGAGAGATACTTGATTCAAGGGGCAATCCTACTGTTGAGGCAGAGGTTATTTTGGAAGACGGCTCAATAGGCAGGGCTGCTGTGCCTTCCGGCGCATCCACTGGCGAGCATGAGGCAGTAGAACTTAGAGACGGCGATAAAAAGAGGTATCTTGGCAAAGGTGTTTTAAAGGCAGTGGGAAATGTGAATGACAAGATAGGACCTGATATAGTGGGCATGGATGCCTTAGATCAGATTCTTATAGACAGGACAATGATTGAGCTTGACGGCACTGGAAATAAGGGCAATCTGGGAGCAAACGCAATCCTCGGTGTATCGTTGGCGGCGGCAAAGGCCGCCGCCGCATCCCTTTGTATTCCCCTGTACAGGCACATCGGCGGCGTAAATGCGAATACACTGCCTGTGCCGATGATGAACATCATAAACGGCGGGGCACATGCTGACAACAGCCTTGATCTTCAGGAGTTTATGATAATGCCAATTGGCGCAGAGGATTTTCGGAATGCAATAAGGATGGGCGTGGAGGTGTTCCATCTCCTTAAATCAATACTCAAGAAAAAGGGATTAAACACCGCTGTCGGCGATGAAGGGGGATTTGCGCCGATGCTCAAAACAAATGAAGAGGCTATTGAATTGATAATGGAGGCCATAACCGCTGCCCGATACAAGGCAGGCAAAGACATCTTGCTCGCCCTTGATCCAGCCGCAAGCGAATTTTATGATTCTTCAAAAAAGGTCTACAATCTAAAAGGCGAAGGTAAAACCCTGTCCTCTGAAAAGATGATTGATTATTATGAAAGATTGGTTAAGGCATATCCAATTATCTCCATTGAAGACGGCCTTGCAGAGAACGACTGGAAGGGATGGAAAGGCCTGACAGAAAGGCTCGGCAAAAATGTTCAGCTTGTTGGTGATGACATATTTGTAACAAACAAGAAGATCCTGGCAAAGGGCATAGAAGCGGGTATCGGCAATGCAATCCTTATCAAGGTAAATCAGATAGGAACCCTTACAGAGACCCTTGAGGCAATTGAAATGGCAAAAAAAGCAGGTTACACAGCAATAATATCCCACAGGAGCGGCGAAACAGAGGATGCAATAATCGCGGACATAGCAGTTGCCACTAATGCAGGACAGATAAAGACAGGCTCTGCATCCAGGACAGACCGTATTGCAAAATATAACCAGCTTTTGCGCATAGAAGAAGAATTAGGCGAGACGGCGCAGTTTTTGGGAAAAGGGGTTTTTTATAATCTGCAATCTTGA
- a CDS encoding hemolysin family protein — protein sequence MSEGIWLEAIIILILVFANGFFSGSEIAIISARRSKLEELSKKGMHSADIVNRLKSDPDRLLATVQIGITVIGSLASVIGGVAAIETLKPLLLSIPLWPFREFAEPISVGIVVIVISYVTLIFGELIPKSLALRYAEELACVSAGPVDFLSRISYGFVKLLTMSTNLVLKVFGAKGLEKRAFVSEEEIKYFIKEGKQQGIFEETEEALIHGVFEFADMTVKDIMIPKHKFNAIEVNMSLEQVFKFIIESGFSRYPVYQGAKENIVGILYNKDVLKAMEERRSLALRELIRPPYFVPDTAMISRLLRELQRRRVHMAVVVNEHGEVDGLVTIEDILEEIVGEIEDEYDIEKGGLVERLKDGAMVIDASAQLRDLTDVGIPFESTEEFNTLAGFMYSKLQKIPRGGEFIFYKGYRFTVVDVDGRRIVKVKAEKVLEEAREQHGHGL from the coding sequence ATGTCAGAAGGTATCTGGCTTGAGGCCATAATAATACTGATATTGGTTTTTGCAAACGGCTTTTTTTCAGGTTCTGAGATAGCCATCATATCTGCGAGAAGAAGCAAGTTAGAGGAACTGTCAAAAAAGGGGATGCACTCTGCGGATATTGTAAACAGGCTAAAGAGCGACCCCGATAGGTTGCTGGCCACTGTTCAGATAGGTATTACCGTAATAGGCAGTCTCGCATCTGTTATCGGTGGCGTGGCGGCAATAGAGACATTAAAGCCGCTTTTATTATCCATACCGCTGTGGCCATTCCGGGAATTTGCAGAGCCTATCTCGGTTGGCATTGTGGTCATTGTCATATCATATGTAACCCTCATATTCGGAGAACTTATACCAAAATCACTGGCTTTGCGATATGCCGAAGAGCTGGCATGTGTATCTGCGGGACCGGTAGATTTTCTGTCCAGGATATCATATGGATTTGTAAAACTTCTGACCATGTCCACCAATCTTGTGTTGAAGGTTTTCGGGGCAAAGGGTCTGGAAAAAAGGGCATTTGTGTCAGAGGAAGAAATCAAATATTTTATAAAGGAAGGGAAGCAACAGGGTATATTTGAAGAGACAGAAGAGGCCCTTATTCATGGCGTATTTGAGTTTGCGGATATGACGGTTAAAGACATTATGATTCCCAAGCACAAGTTTAATGCCATAGAAGTTAATATGTCGTTGGAACAGGTGTTTAAATTTATAATTGAAAGCGGTTTTTCCAGATACCCTGTCTATCAGGGCGCCAAAGAAAATATTGTCGGCATACTTTACAACAAGGATGTATTGAAGGCTATGGAAGAGAGAAGGTCTCTGGCGCTGCGGGAATTGATACGGCCGCCATATTTTGTGCCTGACACCGCAATGATAAGCCGTTTATTAAGAGAGCTGCAAAGAAGAAGGGTTCATATGGCCGTTGTTGTAAATGAGCACGGCGAGGTTGACGGCCTTGTAACAATAGAGGATATCCTTGAAGAGATAGTAGGTGAAATAGAAGACGAGTACGATATAGAAAAGGGCGGGCTTGTTGAAAGGCTGAAGGACGGCGCAATGGTAATAGACGCATCCGCGCAATTAAGGGATTTGACAGATGTAGGGATCCCCTTTGAAAGCACAGAGGAGTTTAATACCCTGGCCGGTTTTATGTATTCCAAACTCCAGAAAATACCGCGCGGCGGCGAGTTTATTTTTTACAAGGGCTATAGATTTACTGTTGTAGATGTGGATGGAAGAAGGATTGTAAAGGTCAAGGCAGAGAAGGTACTGGAAGAGGCAAGAGAGCAACATGGCCATGGTCTTTAA
- a CDS encoding NADP-dependent isocitrate dehydrogenase: protein MAEKIKVKNPIVEIDGDEMARVMWAWIKKHLIMPYLDVKLEYYDLGLPKREECKDQITMDAAKAIAKHGVGVKCATITPDKARVEEYKLSKQWPSPNGTIRAHLDGTIFREPIICKNIKPAVNSWKKPIIIGRHAYGDEYKAAEFTVPGPGTVELVYKPADGLQSTTLTVHEFKGRGVTLGMHNTEKSVRSFAQASITYALQRKTDLWFSAKQTILKQYDSFFMNIFQEEVNKRKGDFEKAGITYWYTLIDDTVAQIMKHPGGILWATKNRDGDVMSDMIASGFGSLGLMTSVLVSPDGKMETEAAHGTVTRHFRLHQQGKKTSTNPTASIFAWTGALKRRGELDNTPDVVKFAEALEDANVKTIESGTVTGDLARLIHETSKPPEDSYVDTEQFIKAIAKRLESSL from the coding sequence ATGGCAGAAAAGATTAAGGTTAAAAACCCTATTGTAGAGATTGACGGCGATGAGATGGCGCGGGTTATGTGGGCATGGATAAAAAAGCATCTGATTATGCCCTATCTGGATGTAAAACTTGAATATTATGATTTAGGGCTTCCCAAGCGGGAGGAGTGCAAAGACCAGATAACCATGGATGCTGCGAAAGCCATTGCCAAACACGGCGTAGGTGTAAAGTGCGCCACTATCACACCTGACAAGGCAAGGGTAGAGGAGTATAAACTCAGCAAACAATGGCCGAGCCCGAATGGCACCATTAGGGCGCATCTTGACGGGACTATCTTCCGCGAACCTATTATTTGTAAGAATATTAAACCTGCTGTGAATTCATGGAAAAAGCCTATAATCATTGGTCGTCATGCCTACGGTGACGAGTATAAGGCGGCTGAATTTACCGTTCCCGGGCCAGGCACAGTGGAATTGGTTTATAAACCTGCGGATGGTTTACAGTCCACGACATTAACCGTTCATGAGTTTAAAGGTCGTGGTGTAACACTTGGCATGCATAATACTGAAAAATCTGTCCGCTCCTTTGCGCAGGCAAGTATAACATATGCATTACAGCGTAAAACAGACCTCTGGTTTTCTGCTAAGCAGACCATTCTGAAACAATATGATTCCTTTTTTATGAATATCTTTCAGGAGGAGGTAAATAAAAGGAAGGGGGATTTTGAAAAGGCAGGCATCACTTACTGGTATACCCTTATTGACGATACAGTAGCGCAGATAATGAAACACCCTGGCGGAATCCTCTGGGCTACAAAAAACCGCGACGGTGATGTGATGAGTGATATGATTGCAAGTGGTTTCGGTTCTCTCGGGCTTATGACATCTGTTCTGGTCAGCCCTGACGGAAAGATGGAGACAGAGGCTGCACACGGCACAGTAACCCGGCACTTTCGTCTGCATCAGCAGGGGAAAAAGACCTCTACCAATCCAACGGCAAGTATCTTTGCATGGACAGGCGCCTTAAAGCGCCGTGGAGAACTGGACAACACCCCTGATGTGGTAAAATTTGCCGAGGCTCTGGAAGATGCAAATGTTAAGACAATTGAATCAGGAACTGTTACCGGCGACTTGGCAAGATTGATTCACGAAACCTCTAAACCGCCAGAGGATTCCTATGTAGATACCGAGCAGTTTATCAAAGCAATTGCCAAAAGATTGGAGTCAAGTTTATAA
- a CDS encoding ATP citrate lyase citrate-binding domain-containing protein, translated as MQLTGLLWGSKLLRRVEFPCADVLGPEASVDEIKDLIKKKGQVFIKPIFKGGVGKKGKSGLIGRASDIATALKEKERLYFAEHPAGAGKADGVTFEGGVPAKNEVYFSIAESTVFRAPTMTITHHGGVDIEELTKDKIKEIPFDPLTGLKSFHIANALEELGAPSEIISPLVQNLPKLWTLYNNYGMNVIELNPIRMSPDSAGRLVPVACDFKGSFDIDDPAWKRLELPPHLFASDYSEFEQEINQLRTYQGQSDVFVINPKGTITAPTFGGGANALVTELLGERATISSDFGGNPPYAKMLEISKIVFKYWLGQSNVLFIIGGKANNTDIYETFRAMADALRLYFQTSGPAPIFVVVGRGGPNLIRGMAYMKDTVESLGLPYRFFGFDSAMSEVVNYALKVDHWMEKEGKKQLKEKMGI; from the coding sequence ATGCAATTAACCGGTTTATTGTGGGGCAGTAAATTATTAAGACGTGTTGAATTCCCTTGTGCGGATGTGCTTGGGCCTGAGGCCAGCGTTGACGAAATTAAAGACCTTATAAAGAAGAAGGGACAGGTCTTTATAAAGCCCATTTTTAAAGGCGGTGTGGGCAAGAAGGGGAAATCAGGCCTTATCGGCAGGGCAAGCGATATTGCAACAGCTTTAAAGGAAAAAGAGAGGCTATATTTTGCAGAGCATCCTGCTGGCGCAGGAAAGGCAGACGGCGTTACATTTGAGGGCGGTGTTCCAGCAAAGAATGAGGTATATTTTTCAATAGCAGAAAGCACTGTATTCAGGGCCCCCACAATGACAATCACGCATCACGGCGGCGTTGACATAGAGGAACTTACCAAGGATAAGATAAAGGAGATTCCCTTTGACCCGCTTACAGGGCTTAAATCATTTCATATAGCAAATGCCCTTGAAGAGCTTGGGGCGCCGAGCGAGATAATCAGCCCCCTTGTGCAGAATCTTCCGAAACTCTGGACGCTGTACAATAATTACGGGATGAATGTCATTGAGCTTAATCCCATAAGGATGTCGCCCGACAGCGCAGGCAGGCTTGTGCCGGTGGCGTGTGATTTTAAAGGTTCTTTTGATATAGACGACCCTGCATGGAAGCGTCTTGAACTGCCGCCGCATCTATTTGCGTCCGACTATTCAGAGTTTGAGCAGGAGATAAACCAGTTAAGAACATATCAGGGACAAAGCGATGTGTTTGTCATAAATCCCAAAGGGACAATAACAGCCCCGACATTTGGCGGCGGCGCAAACGCCCTTGTTACAGAGCTTCTTGGCGAGAGGGCGACAATATCCTCTGACTTCGGAGGCAATCCGCCTTATGCCAAGATGCTGGAGATTTCAAAGATTGTGTTTAAGTATTGGCTCGGCCAGTCCAATGTGCTTTTCATCATAGGCGGCAAGGCAAACAATACAGACATATACGAGACATTCAGGGCAATGGCAGATGCGCTCAGATTGTATTTCCAGACTTCGGGGCCAGCGCCGATATTCGTTGTTGTCGGCAGGGGCGGCCCGAATCTTATAAGGGGTATGGCCTATATGAAGGATACAGTAGAATCCCTCGGCCTGCCGTACAGGTTCTTTGGTTTTGACAGCGCCATGTCAGAGGTTGTCAACTACGCGCTTAAGGTTGACCATTGGATGGAAAAGGAAGGGAAAAAACAGTTAAAAGAAAAGATGGGAATATAA
- a CDS encoding CoA-binding protein: protein MHKAGVKKFPYYVGVNSLADIATKEDRVCVLNILGNESRSVTPVSHEYSGGNVVFGTGPGRSGQVLDTKLGPIPVYNSVKEARAAGHKFNTAVIYLPPSGVKDGVAEVVRQNPDLKKVIILTEKVSVHDARVIRAICQTNGVDIFGGNCLGVADAWNKVRIGGALGGNKPEESIVKGSIAIFSNSGNFTTTIATYLLTNGWGTTTSISSGKDVYIHFAPKEFFNAMDNDNRSKGAVIYVEPGGYYEHGLEINKPTVACVVGRWKAKLTKACGHAGSLAGSGDDAMAKERWFMDYFGVNGIYTPEKPVFSKKGAVVINIAHIPEALTRVMELNGIKPDFVSMGDLSLKCWFGNNQGLKLSKELDVRIAEATIPYNEQIEAISRQIGAHYPRQIMKDASGASMMDAKTQVTKVYNIPVLDASRKSLEENLVFSLLKEYPEGYARDLANLAFNSYVNMCGDAALIAADASRDSENSPNTAIAAGISIIGKGRVKVSMDILSALLELFQHTKIENPVAKFDYKEILKGLGKEKKDTMTVKKDDVLASKMLKRIERLGINSIFINFVKDSAAGKPSSDALMAGMWATIGWNALMRKKVSKTTFLSLPWYSRVFSAFAACSVPALKHKEDSFCGIDIDEVIEKLTFTEIAFIAMIGRKPSQNELFEFSMLLGLIISNGPGTISAQGCKGGVSADGPEDPSRVQINKAFVGFLTHTGFAHGGNGYEAISFLINRFRDKGLKRPDDKKHGLNLKAIADEYAKWYAGYKAKEKAIGNIEYMKVPCVNHPVFKGKAVNYDPREQFVSKVFEEKGIYNVFLDFYRSLVQSLFDNKVSENVYCVNVDAVIAVILLKMLWEPFRAGKITEKEIESAAFTTFLFGRMIGSAAEIDDHINRGRNMDTRTPVGNCTFVG from the coding sequence ATGCACAAGGCAGGAGTTAAGAAATTTCCATATTATGTGGGGGTTAATTCCCTTGCAGACATAGCAACAAAAGAGGACAGGGTGTGTGTCCTCAATATACTGGGAAACGAGAGCAGGTCTGTTACGCCGGTGAGCCATGAATATTCAGGCGGCAATGTTGTGTTCGGCACAGGCCCTGGAAGATCAGGCCAGGTTCTTGATACAAAGCTTGGACCCATTCCGGTCTATAACTCTGTAAAGGAAGCAAGGGCTGCGGGTCATAAATTTAACACGGCAGTCATCTATCTTCCGCCTTCCGGTGTTAAGGACGGTGTTGCCGAGGTAGTGAGGCAAAACCCTGATTTAAAAAAAGTAATAATCCTTACTGAAAAGGTATCTGTCCATGATGCAAGGGTTATAAGGGCAATCTGCCAGACAAACGGCGTTGATATATTTGGCGGCAACTGCCTCGGTGTAGCTGACGCTTGGAATAAGGTGAGAATCGGCGGAGCGCTTGGCGGCAACAAACCAGAGGAATCCATTGTAAAAGGCTCTATCGCTATATTTTCAAATTCAGGCAACTTCACCACAACCATTGCAACCTATCTTCTTACAAATGGGTGGGGGACAACGACATCCATTTCCAGCGGCAAGGATGTCTATATACATTTTGCGCCGAAGGAATTTTTCAATGCTATGGATAATGACAACAGGAGCAAAGGCGCTGTAATATATGTTGAGCCGGGCGGATACTATGAACATGGTCTTGAGATAAACAAGCCCACAGTTGCCTGTGTTGTGGGCCGCTGGAAGGCAAAGCTTACAAAGGCGTGCGGACATGCAGGAAGTCTTGCAGGCTCAGGCGATGATGCAATGGCAAAGGAAAGATGGTTCATGGATTATTTTGGGGTAAACGGGATATATACGCCGGAAAAGCCTGTATTCAGCAAAAAGGGGGCTGTTGTCATAAACATAGCCCATATACCGGAGGCGCTTACAAGGGTAATGGAGCTAAACGGCATAAAGCCGGATTTTGTGTCCATGGGAGACCTCTCATTAAAGTGCTGGTTCGGGAATAATCAGGGGCTTAAGCTTTCAAAGGAACTTGATGTCAGGATAGCTGAGGCAACCATTCCGTATAATGAGCAGATAGAGGCGATAAGCAGGCAGATAGGCGCGCACTATCCAAGACAGATAATGAAAGACGCAAGCGGCGCTTCAATGATGGATGCAAAGACACAGGTGACAAAGGTTTACAATATCCCTGTCCTTGATGCGTCCAGGAAATCTTTGGAAGAAAACCTCGTATTTTCTTTATTAAAGGAATATCCTGAGGGATACGCAAGAGACCTTGCAAACCTTGCATTTAATTCCTATGTGAATATGTGCGGCGATGCGGCGCTTATTGCCGCTGATGCCTCAAGGGATTCGGAAAATTCCCCAAATACAGCCATTGCCGCAGGCATATCCATAATCGGCAAAGGCAGGGTTAAGGTTTCTATGGACATATTATCTGCTTTGCTTGAATTGTTCCAGCATACAAAGATTGAGAATCCTGTGGCTAAGTTTGATTACAAGGAGATATTAAAAGGGCTGGGCAAGGAAAAGAAAGATACCATGACTGTAAAAAAGGATGATGTGCTTGCCAGCAAGATGCTTAAGAGAATAGAGAGGCTCGGCATTAACTCAATATTTATAAATTTTGTAAAGGACTCCGCAGCAGGAAAGCCGTCAAGCGATGCGCTTATGGCAGGCATGTGGGCGACTATCGGCTGGAACGCCCTTATGAGGAAGAAGGTTTCAAAAACAACATTCTTAAGCCTGCCGTGGTATTCAAGGGTGTTCTCGGCATTTGCTGCATGCAGTGTGCCTGCCCTTAAGCACAAGGAAGATAGCTTCTGCGGCATTGATATTGACGAGGTCATTGAAAAACTGACATTCACAGAGATTGCTTTCATTGCTATGATAGGAAGGAAACCCTCACAAAACGAGTTGTTTGAGTTCTCGATGCTGCTTGGCCTTATTATATCAAACGGCCCGGGCACCATATCTGCCCAGGGATGCAAGGGCGGGGTGAGCGCAGACGGCCCTGAGGACCCGTCAAGGGTGCAGATAAACAAGGCGTTTGTAGGTTTCCTGACACATACAGGTTTTGCGCATGGCGGGAACGGCTACGAGGCCATTTCATTCCTGATAAACCGCTTCAGGGACAAAGGGCTCAAAAGACCGGATGATAAGAAACACGGGCTAAATCTCAAGGCAATTGCAGATGAGTATGCGAAATGGTACGCAGGGTATAAGGCAAAGGAAAAGGCCATAGGTAACATAGAATATATGAAGGTGCCTTGCGTAAACCATCCTGTATTTAAGGGCAAGGCGGTAAATTATGATCCAAGGGAGCAGTTTGTAAGCAAGGTATTTGAGGAAAAGGGTATATACAATGTATTCCTTGATTTCTACCGCAGCCTTGTGCAATCTCTTTTTGATAACAAGGTAAGCGAGAATGTCTATTGCGTAAATGTTGATGCCGTGATTGCAGTAATCCTTTTAAAGATGCTTTGGGAGCCTTTCAGGGCAGGGAAGATTACGGAAAAGGAGATTGAATCCGCCGCATTTACCACATTTTTATTCGGCAGGATGATAGGCTCCGCAGCGGAGATAGACGACCACATAAACCGGGGCAGAAATATGGACACAAGGACGCCTGTAGGCAACTGCACATTTGTGGGATAG